The following proteins are co-located in the Flectobacillus major DSM 103 genome:
- a CDS encoding glycosyltransferase family 2 protein, whose product MLENIWVIVVHYNGEQWITQCLDSLKIYAHEARVVVVDNNSPIKIGVDIIKKQYPEVHLLESKENIGFGRANNLGIALALQNNASHVFLLNQDAWILPNCLEQLYHVAQEYPEYGLISPIHFDSTQQELDGGFAHYVWQSTGLSTKEAVCATTHQKLYELAFVNAAGWFISQKCLDIVGGFDELFFMYGEDVDYINRVKYHQFKVGFTPLAHICHDRENRSKKVNPKELSISEQFQVKGQLLALLKNINYSFVQAMFMFGFHSHRLIWTEIKRGYFKRAVLVFKQVWRLLAGYPAIAKSNRQNRQKTRLFKN is encoded by the coding sequence ATGCTAGAAAATATTTGGGTAATTGTAGTGCATTATAATGGAGAACAGTGGATAACGCAATGTTTGGACAGCTTAAAAATATACGCTCATGAGGCTCGGGTTGTGGTGGTAGACAATAATTCTCCGATAAAAATAGGAGTAGATATTATTAAAAAGCAATATCCAGAAGTACACTTACTAGAGAGTAAAGAAAATATAGGTTTTGGACGTGCCAATAACCTTGGAATAGCACTAGCTTTGCAAAATAATGCCTCTCATGTCTTTTTATTAAACCAAGATGCGTGGATTTTACCCAACTGTTTAGAACAACTCTATCATGTGGCTCAGGAGTACCCAGAGTATGGTTTAATTAGTCCTATTCACTTCGATTCAACTCAACAAGAGCTTGATGGAGGGTTTGCCCATTATGTTTGGCAGAGTACTGGATTGTCAACCAAAGAGGCTGTTTGTGCAACTACTCACCAAAAATTATATGAATTAGCTTTTGTTAATGCAGCAGGATGGTTTATTTCTCAAAAATGTCTTGATATTGTGGGCGGATTCGACGAGCTATTTTTTATGTATGGTGAAGACGTAGACTATATCAATCGGGTTAAATATCATCAATTTAAAGTTGGGTTTACACCTTTGGCTCATATTTGCCACGATAGAGAAAATCGTAGCAAAAAAGTAAACCCCAAAGAGTTGTCTATTTCAGAGCAATTTCAGGTAAAGGGTCAGCTTTTAGCATTACTAAAAAACATTAACTACTCATTTGTTCAAGCAATGTTTATGTTTGGCTTTCATAGCCATCGGCTAATTTGGACAGAAATAAAAAGAGGGTATTTTAAAAGAGCTGTTTTGGTATTCAAACAAGTGTGGAGATTGCTAGCTGGGTATCCAGCCATAGCTAAGTCCAATCGCCAGAATAGGCAAAAAACAAGATTATTTAAAAATTAG
- a CDS encoding lipopolysaccharide biosynthesis protein — MGIIIRQGLKNSVVTYAGTAVGVLNVLVIYNKFLTQEQFGLYASAMVSFTTVFASFAQIGLPHITTRYFNRFCNDDTRHNGFLGFLLVTPLIGLFIFTILYLSLQGVFNSIYESKSPLLIQYYYYMLPLTFCIAYISVLESYSKVHLRIVVPAIIRELGLRLSNGALVIAFGLGYISFEQLIAITIFTYVLGIVALLLYIKLLGKLYLTIDWQIYKNPLFKEMYQYGLWVLLAGASFTLIQHVEKIMLPAYDGGLNTTAIFDIASRIALVIAIPRNAIASISLPLLAESWQKNDIAHIEELYKKSSLILFIVGAFLFLGIWCNVDEIFELLPKADIYSQGRWVVFFFGLSKVIDMATGLNSEILINSKYYRYDLAFYVLLAILIVITNLILIPIYSFNGAALAALTSVVVYNGTKFLFIKIKLDLQPFTWDTVKVLALFLGTYFLVLLVPRIGTGFVGNVTTIVIRSVIICVIFGGGVLYFNISDDATKTVKSILRKLRIMKK; from the coding sequence ATGGGCATTATCATTCGTCAAGGATTAAAAAATTCGGTCGTAACGTATGCGGGTACGGCGGTTGGCGTTTTAAACGTACTTGTTATTTATAACAAATTTCTGACACAAGAGCAGTTTGGGTTGTATGCTTCTGCTATGGTGAGTTTCACAACGGTATTTGCGTCTTTTGCTCAGATTGGTCTTCCTCATATTACAACTCGGTATTTCAATCGGTTTTGTAATGATGATACTCGGCACAATGGTTTTTTAGGTTTTTTGTTGGTAACACCGCTTATTGGCTTATTCATATTTACTATTCTGTACCTTTCGTTGCAGGGTGTTTTTAATAGTATTTATGAAAGTAAATCGCCTTTGCTGATTCAGTATTATTATTATATGCTTCCTCTTACTTTTTGTATAGCGTATATTTCGGTATTGGAGTCGTATTCAAAAGTTCACCTTCGTATTGTTGTTCCTGCTATTATTCGCGAGTTGGGGCTTCGGCTATCCAATGGGGCGTTGGTGATAGCCTTTGGTTTAGGCTATATTTCTTTTGAGCAGCTCATTGCTATTACCATTTTTACATACGTTTTGGGTATTGTAGCTTTGTTATTGTATATCAAGCTATTGGGCAAGTTGTATTTGACCATTGACTGGCAGATTTACAAAAACCCTCTCTTCAAAGAGATGTATCAGTATGGTTTGTGGGTTTTGCTGGCAGGGGCAAGTTTTACGTTGATTCAGCATGTCGAAAAAATTATGTTGCCTGCTTATGATGGAGGGCTCAATACTACGGCTATTTTTGATATAGCCTCACGCATAGCCTTGGTAATTGCTATTCCTCGCAATGCCATTGCTTCTATTAGCTTACCTCTTTTGGCCGAATCTTGGCAGAAAAATGATATTGCACACATAGAAGAACTCTACAAGAAATCCTCCTTGATTTTGTTTATTGTTGGGGCCTTTTTATTCTTGGGGATTTGGTGCAATGTCGATGAAATTTTTGAGTTATTACCCAAAGCTGATATTTATTCGCAAGGTCGTTGGGTAGTGTTTTTCTTTGGTCTTAGCAAAGTCATCGATATGGCTACGGGGCTTAATTCCGAAATTTTAATCAATTCTAAATACTATCGTTACGATTTGGCATTTTATGTACTTTTGGCCATCTTGATAGTTATTACCAACCTGATATTGATTCCGATTTATAGCTTCAATGGAGCAGCTTTGGCGGCTCTTACGTCGGTAGTGGTGTACAACGGAACGAAATTCCTTTTTATCAAAATCAAACTTGATTTACAGCCCTTTACTTGGGATACCGTCAAAGTATTGGCCTTATTTTTGGGGACATATTTTTTAGTATTGCTTGTTCCTCGAATAGGCACTGGTTTTGTTGGAAATGTAACTACTATCGTGATTCGTTCGGTGATTATTTGTGTAATATTTGGTGGAGGTGTTTTGTATTTTAATATCTCGGACGATGCTACCAAGACAGTAAAAAGTATTTTGCGAAAATTAAGAATTATGAAAAAATAG